A genomic region of Pelodiscus sinensis isolate JC-2024 chromosome 1, ASM4963464v1, whole genome shotgun sequence contains the following coding sequences:
- the LOC102446713 gene encoding olfactory receptor 51G2-like — MSAVNDTKFTHVMFLLSRIPGMEDICLWIAILFCFMYAISIVGNSVILFIIKTDTSLHEPMYIFLSMLALTDLGLLITTMPTILSTFLFNFREISLDACFAQLFFIHSLSNVESSVLLLMAFDRFIAICNPLRYTSILTLPTITKMALAVMLRSVALIFPLPFLLKRFQYCQRNILFYSYCAHAEVMKLACSDITVNIIYGLCVKVLTVGFDSLFIFLSYVMIFKTVLSVTSSTECLKALNTCVSHLCAVLLFYIPDIGLSILHRFGNSSSLLPQIFLSYIFLLLPPLMNPIVYSVKSKHLRAKISRVLFK, encoded by the coding sequence ATGTCAGCTGTTAATGACACCAAATTCACACATGTTATGTTCCTTCTCTCCCGGATACCTGGGATGGAAGATATCTGTCTCTGGATCGCTATTCTTTTCTGCTTCATGTATGCTATTTCAATAGTAGGCAATTCAGTCATTCtgttcattataaaaacagacacaagtctccatgagcccatgtacattttcctttccatgttggccCTCACAGACCTTGGCTTACTCATAACCACCATGCCGACAATCCTGAGCACATTCTTGTTTAACTTCAGGGAGATCAGCTTGGATGCCTGTTTTGCCCAGCTGTTCTTCATCCACTCACTTTCAAACGTTGAGTCTTCCGTGCTCCTGTTGATGGCCTTTGACCGCTTCATtgccatctgtaacccgctgaGGTACACTTCGATCTTAACCCTGCCAACAATAACCAAGATGGCCCTGGCGGTTATGCTAAGATCTGTGGCCCTTAtattccctctcccctttctcctgaaacGATTCCAATACTGTCAAAGGAACATCCTCTTCTACTCCTACTGTGCACATGCAGAGGTCATGAAGCTAGCTTGTTCGGACATCACAGTCAACATCATCTATGGCTTGTGTGTTAAAGTCTTAACAGTGGGGTTCGACTCTTTGTTCATCTTCCTTTCATACGTGATGATCTTCAAAACTGTGCTGAGTGTCACATCCTCCACAGAATGCCTGAAGGCCCTGAATACCTGTGTTTCCCACCTCTGCGCAGTGCTTCTCTTCTACATACCAGATATTGGCTTGTCCATTCTACACAGATTCGGGAATAGCTCTTCACTCTTGCCTCAGATTTTCCTGAGCTACATCTTCCTGTTGCTCCCACCCCTGATGAACCCGATTGTGTACAGCGTAAAAAGCAAACACCTGCGTGCGAAGATCAGTAGGGTATTATTCAAGTGA